From a region of the Halanaerobium hydrogeniformans genome:
- a CDS encoding 2-isopropylmalate synthase, whose amino-acid sequence MKTVKFFDTTLRDGEQSPGVTLIPEEKLAIAKQLEKMRVNVIEAGFPIASDGDFNAVKMVADNIKEIEVAALCRCRKKDIDRAWDALKGAVNPRLHIFIASSPIHLKYKLKMTEDEVLNSAVEAIKYAKQYTDNIEFSAEDAARSDVDFLCRLLNAVIEAGAKVVNIPDTVGYIVPSEFGNLIKTIKENTPLIDQAEISVHCHNDLGLAVANSLAAIENGATQVEVSVNGIGERAGNAALEEIVMALYTRQDYYDMEITQDTTQIARLSKLVSNSTGMSIQPNKAIVGANAFAHESGIHQDGVIKERTTYEIMDAKTIGLEQNKLVLGKHSGRHALKDFLEKYDYELDDKTFNNFFKRFKDLADKKKNVSNADIFALLDNELYDYEKVYELEYISVMTGKGLLPTATIRLLKDDEVIQTAACNGDGPVDAIFQTINELTGMEDIKLMSYKIDAVTEGKDALGESFVAVEIDGKIYTGRSSQTDITEASAIAYLDAINKYLVYNKNNK is encoded by the coding sequence ATGAAAACAGTTAAGTTTTTTGATACAACATTAAGGGATGGTGAACAATCTCCAGGTGTGACTTTGATTCCTGAAGAAAAACTTGCCATTGCCAAACAATTAGAAAAAATGAGGGTTAATGTGATAGAAGCGGGTTTTCCAATCGCCTCTGATGGAGATTTTAACGCGGTTAAAATGGTGGCAGATAATATTAAAGAAATAGAGGTTGCTGCCCTCTGTAGATGCCGCAAAAAAGATATTGATAGAGCCTGGGATGCACTTAAAGGTGCCGTCAACCCAAGACTTCATATCTTTATCGCTTCTTCTCCCATTCATTTAAAATACAAGCTTAAAATGACCGAAGATGAGGTCTTAAACAGTGCTGTTGAAGCTATCAAATATGCCAAACAGTATACCGATAACATCGAGTTTTCAGCTGAAGATGCAGCCCGCAGTGATGTTGACTTTTTATGCAGATTATTAAATGCGGTTATTGAAGCTGGAGCAAAGGTGGTAAATATACCTGATACAGTAGGTTATATAGTCCCAAGTGAATTCGGTAATTTAATTAAAACAATTAAAGAAAATACTCCTTTAATTGATCAGGCAGAGATCAGTGTTCACTGCCATAATGATCTAGGACTGGCAGTTGCTAACTCTCTGGCAGCAATAGAAAATGGAGCCACTCAGGTAGAGGTTTCAGTTAACGGGATCGGCGAAAGAGCGGGTAATGCAGCTCTTGAAGAGATCGTAATGGCTCTCTATACCAGACAGGATTATTATGATATGGAGATCACCCAGGATACAACTCAAATTGCCAGATTAAGCAAACTTGTTTCCAATTCTACCGGGATGTCCATCCAGCCTAATAAGGCTATTGTTGGGGCAAATGCTTTTGCCCATGAATCAGGTATCCACCAGGATGGAGTAATTAAAGAAAGAACGACCTATGAAATCATGGATGCTAAAACAATCGGTTTAGAACAGAACAAGCTTGTCTTAGGTAAACACTCAGGTCGTCATGCTCTTAAGGACTTCTTAGAAAAGTATGATTATGAACTTGATGATAAAACCTTTAATAATTTCTTTAAAAGGTTTAAAGATCTAGCAGACAAAAAGAAAAATGTCAGTAATGCAGATATTTTTGCCTTACTTGATAATGAACTTTATGATTATGAAAAAGTCTATGAATTAGAATATATTTCTGTAATGACAGGTAAAGGACTATTGCCAACCGCTACTATAAGGCTTCTCAAAGATGATGAGGTAATTCAGACAGCAGCCTGTAATGGTGATGGACCTGTAGATGCGATATTCCAGACGATCAATGAATTAACAGGAATGGAAGATATTAAATTAATGTCCTATAAAATTGATGCTGTAACAGAAGGTAAAGATGCCTTAGGTGAATCATTTGTAGCTGTTGAGATAGACGGCAAGATCTATACAGGCCGCTCATCTCAAACTGATATTACTGAGGCAAGTGCAATTGCTTATCTTGATGCAATAAATAAATATCTTGTCTATAATAAGAATAATAAGTAA
- the ilvC gene encoding ketol-acid reductoisomerase gives MEIYYDKDADLKYLEDKVVAVIGYGSQGHAQAQNLKDSGVNTIIGLRKESSSWEVAEEDGFDVYTTAEASAKADVIQILIPDIKQASVFKNDIEGNLEDGNTLVFSHGFNIHYDQIVPPKNVDVLMVAPKSPGHLVRRLYVDGKGVPGLLAVYQDYTSNAYNIGLAYAKAIGCTHAGVIETSFKEETETDLFGEQAVLCGGATALVKAGFETLVEAGYQPEIAYFECLNELKLIVDLMFEGGISTMRDSISDTAQYGDLTVGPKIIDDHVRENMKEVLADIQNGEFARSWILENQANRPVFNSLTKKDEESLIEEVGDRLRKMMSWID, from the coding sequence ATGGAAATTTATTATGATAAAGATGCAGATCTAAAGTATTTAGAAGATAAGGTAGTAGCAGTTATCGGTTATGGAAGTCAGGGCCATGCCCAGGCACAAAACCTTAAAGATAGTGGAGTAAACACAATTATTGGCTTAAGAAAAGAAAGCAGCAGCTGGGAAGTTGCAGAAGAAGATGGCTTTGATGTTTATACAACTGCAGAAGCAAGTGCAAAAGCAGATGTTATTCAGATCTTAATTCCTGATATCAAACAGGCTTCTGTATTTAAAAATGATATTGAAGGAAATCTAGAAGATGGAAATACTCTGGTTTTCTCTCATGGTTTTAATATCCATTATGATCAGATAGTTCCACCAAAAAATGTAGATGTACTTATGGTAGCGCCTAAAAGTCCGGGTCACCTGGTGAGAAGACTTTATGTAGATGGTAAAGGTGTTCCCGGTTTACTGGCAGTTTATCAGGATTATACCTCCAATGCCTATAATATTGGTTTAGCCTATGCTAAAGCTATTGGCTGTACTCATGCAGGTGTAATCGAAACCAGCTTTAAAGAAGAAACAGAAACCGATCTTTTTGGAGAACAGGCTGTTTTATGTGGTGGAGCAACTGCTCTGGTAAAAGCTGGCTTTGAAACTCTCGTTGAAGCAGGCTATCAGCCAGAAATCGCCTATTTTGAATGTTTAAATGAACTCAAGTTAATCGTTGATTTAATGTTTGAAGGTGGAATTTCAACCATGCGTGATTCTATCAGTGATACAGCTCAATATGGTGATTTAACAGTTGGACCAAAAATAATAGATGATCATGTTAGAGAAAACATGAAAGAGGTGCTGGCAGATATTCAGAATGGAGAATTTGCCCGCAGCTGGATCTTAGAAAATCAGGCCAACAGACCTGTATTTAACTCTCTAACCAAAAAAGATGAAGAATCATTAATCGAAGAAGTAGGAGATAGATTAAGAAAGATGATGTCATGGATTGACTAA
- the ilvN gene encoding acetolactate synthase small subunit: MTHILSVSVLNKPGVLTRVAGLFSRRNFNIESLNVGKTENPEISRMTIVVHGDEKTLEQVTKQLHKLINVLKIKELDQSQIVERDLILIRVKCTRKQRSEIIQIADTFRAQIVDVAADSLMIEATGTQDKLEALTELLRDFGIAEFVRTGIVALSRGQAIER; the protein is encoded by the coding sequence ATGACACATATTTTATCAGTTTCTGTTCTTAATAAACCAGGTGTTTTAACAAGGGTTGCTGGTCTTTTTAGTCGTCGCAATTTTAATATAGAAAGTCTTAATGTTGGTAAAACAGAAAATCCTGAAATATCAAGGATGACGATCGTAGTTCATGGTGATGAAAAAACCTTAGAACAGGTTACAAAACAGCTCCATAAGCTGATCAATGTCTTAAAGATCAAAGAACTTGATCAAAGTCAGATTGTAGAAAGAGATTTGATCTTAATCAGGGTTAAATGTACCCGTAAACAGCGCTCTGAAATTATCCAGATTGCTGATACTTTTAGAGCTCAAATCGTTGATGTAGCTGCTGACAGTTTAATGATCGAGGCTACAGGTACTCAGGATAAATTAGAGGCTTTAACAGAACTACTGCGTGATTTTGGTATCGCTGAATTTGTTAGAACAGGAATCGTTGCTTTAAGCAGGGGACAGGCAATAGAAAGATAA
- the ilvB gene encoding biosynthetic-type acetolactate synthase large subunit, which translates to MPKMNGGQIIIESLKKENVDVVFGYPGGAVINLYDALFSSSLKHYLGRHEQGVIHAADGYARSTGKVGVCIATSGPGGTNLVTGLATAQMDSVPIVAFTGQVPSALIGTDGFQEADITGISLPITKHNFLITDIKDLARTIKEAFHIARTGRPGPVLIDLAKDVTQAEMEFEYPDTINLPGYRPNFEGHKLQINKAAKAINNAKRPLLYVGGGAVISGADQEIRALVDKAKIPITTTLMGLGIYPEDKELALEMLGMHGTQYANLATTEADLLIAVGARFDDRVTGKLDEFAADADIVQIDIDPAEIGKNLDVEVPIVGDIKAVLNELLPHIEEKEMGEWQQRIKELKEKYPLKYEDDGSEVIKPQYVMEEIDKFTKGDATIVTEVGQHQMWAAQFHKYQKPRQFITSGGLGTMGYGLPAAIGAQIGQPDEKVILIAGDGSIQMNLQELGTAQTYNIPIKIFIFNNNFLGMVRQWQEFFFDKRYASTKIPAPDFIKMADAYGIWAKRVEKKSNLDAVIKGAMEHDGPALVDIRIPEEENVYPMVPAGAGLKDMIGG; encoded by the coding sequence ATGCCAAAAATGAATGGTGGACAAATTATTATTGAATCTTTAAAGAAAGAAAATGTTGATGTAGTCTTTGGCTATCCGGGAGGAGCAGTTATTAATCTTTATGATGCTCTATTTTCTTCATCCCTTAAACACTATTTAGGACGTCATGAACAGGGAGTAATTCATGCAGCTGATGGCTATGCAAGAAGTACAGGTAAGGTTGGGGTCTGTATCGCAACCTCCGGACCTGGAGGGACCAACCTTGTGACTGGACTGGCAACAGCTCAGATGGATTCGGTACCAATCGTTGCTTTTACAGGCCAGGTACCAAGTGCTTTAATCGGTACAGATGGATTTCAGGAAGCTGATATTACGGGTATTTCTTTACCGATTACCAAGCATAATTTTTTAATAACCGATATCAAAGATCTGGCAAGAACCATTAAAGAAGCATTTCATATTGCCAGAACTGGCAGACCGGGACCTGTTTTAATCGACCTGGCCAAAGATGTAACCCAGGCTGAAATGGAGTTTGAATATCCAGATACTATTAACTTACCTGGTTACAGACCTAATTTTGAAGGTCATAAACTGCAGATTAATAAAGCTGCTAAGGCGATTAATAATGCTAAAAGACCACTGCTTTATGTTGGTGGAGGAGCCGTTATTTCTGGAGCTGATCAGGAGATTAGAGCCCTGGTAGACAAGGCAAAAATACCGATAACTACAACCCTGATGGGGCTGGGTATTTATCCAGAAGATAAAGAGCTTGCTCTGGAGATGTTGGGGATGCACGGTACTCAATATGCAAATCTGGCCACAACCGAAGCAGATTTATTGATTGCGGTTGGAGCCCGTTTTGATGACCGGGTAACAGGTAAACTGGATGAATTTGCAGCAGATGCAGATATAGTACAGATCGATATAGATCCTGCAGAAATAGGTAAAAATTTAGATGTAGAAGTTCCGATTGTAGGAGATATTAAAGCTGTTTTAAATGAGCTATTACCACATATAGAAGAAAAAGAAATGGGAGAATGGCAGCAGAGGATCAAAGAACTCAAAGAAAAATACCCACTTAAATATGAAGATGATGGTAGTGAGGTAATTAAACCACAGTATGTGATGGAAGAAATAGATAAATTTACTAAAGGTGATGCGACCATAGTTACAGAGGTTGGTCAGCATCAGATGTGGGCTGCTCAGTTCCATAAATATCAAAAACCGCGCCAGTTTATTACATCTGGTGGTTTAGGAACCATGGGTTATGGTCTTCCAGCAGCAATCGGGGCACAGATAGGACAGCCCGATGAAAAAGTAATTTTAATTGCAGGTGATGGCAGTATTCAGATGAATCTACAGGAATTGGGGACTGCTCAGACATATAATATTCCTATTAAGATTTTTATCTTTAACAATAACTTTTTAGGAATGGTCAGGCAGTGGCAGGAGTTCTTCTTTGATAAAAGATATGCTTCTACCAAAATACCTGCTCCAGATTTCATTAAAATGGCAGATGCTTACGGAATCTGGGCAAAAAGAGTAGAGAAAAAAAGCAATTTAGATGCTGTTATCAAAGGGGCTATGGAACATGATGGTCCTGCCTTAGTGGATATTAGAATTCCAGAAGAAGAAAATGTTTATCCGATGGTACCGGCTGGTGCTGGCTTAAAAGATATGATAGGGGGATAA